DNA from Gemmatimonadetes bacterium SCN 70-22:
GCAGCACAAGCTCACGCTGCTGCGCGATCGACGCACGCCCAAGAAGATCTTCAAGGAGCTGGTCGACGAGATCGCCATGCTGATGGCCTACGAGGTCACCACAGCGCTTCCGCTCGAGGAGATCGTGGTGCAGACACCGCTGGAGCAGGCGACCGGATGGCAGGTCAGCGGCAAGAAGCTCACCCTGGTCCCCATTCTCCGGGCCGGGCTCGGGATGGTCGAGGGAATCTTGCGCCTCGTCCCCTCCGCACGCGTGGGCCACATTGGGTTGTATCGGGATCACGACACGCTCGAACCGGTGGACTACTATTTCAAGGTCCCCGGCGACGCCGCCGAGCGTGACTTCTTCCTCCTCGATCCGATGCTCGCGACTGGTGGGAGTGCCGTCTCCGCCATCGATTCGCTCAAGCGCACGGGGGCCGTTCGCATCCGCTTTCTCTGCTTGGTGGCCGCCCCAGAGGGGGTCTCGCGCGTGCATCGGGCCCACCCCGACGTCCCCATCTATTGCGCGGCGCTCGATCGGGAGCTCAACACCCACGGCTACATCCTCCCGGGACTGGGTGACGCGGGCGATCGCCTGTTCGGCACGCGCTGATCAGCACCACACGGCAACCTCGCGCCCGCACGCTACCGCGTTGCTCGGTTACACAATCTGGCCTCGCGACTGGATAAATCGTCTCTTGTTCGCAATCACGTGCATCACTACATTGCGCCCGATTCCGGGATCCTCCGCGCCGATCACCCGCGACTTGGTCGTTGATGCTCATCAATTTGCTGCCGGACTTCTTCGCAGTCCTGAACAGCACCGATCGAGTCGCCGCTTACCAGCAGTATTTCGAGTCGCACCGCGCGAGGCTCTCTGCCTACTGGCACAACTACGTCTTCGATCCCGACAGCGAGCACTTTCTTGACGTCGTGCGGATGGCGGTCCACGCGGATCGATCCGACCTGCGCGCCATGCTCGAGCGCACCGACGTCGTCTCGCTGGCGCGCGAAACCGAGGCCCGCTGCGCGGACCTGTTAGGCACCGACGTCGACCTCGACGTCGTCCTGATGGTCGGAGTGGGCGGCGCGAACGCGGGCGAGCTGGTCGTTGCAGGTCGCGGCATGGCCTTCGTGTGCCTCGAGCACTTCACCGGCATCGCCAATCCCGATACCCAGGGTCTTGGCCTCGATCCCGAGCTCATTCCCCTGTGGCTCGCGCACGAGATCGCCCATGCGGTACGCTACACCTCGCCGACCAGCCGCAGCGAGATGCGCCAGGTCATCGACGAGGCGGACGGCTACTACTCCTACTGGGAGACCGGGCGCCGTGCCTCGGTGCGTGAGCTCCTCGTCAACGAGGGGCTGGCCATCAACGCCTCGCGCCTGGTCAGCCCAGGGCACGCGGCGTGGGAATATTACGGCTACGGCCGGCGACAGTACGCGCGCATCCGGGAGCTGGAGTCCCACATCTCGCGTGCCGTCGCCCAGGAACTCGACCATCACGCACTCGGCCTCCGCCTGCGCTACCTCATGGGCGGCACCAGCGATGACGCCCGCACGATCGATCGTGTCGTGATCCCCGAGCGTTCCGGCTACTACATCGGCGCCCGAATGGTGGAGGCAGCCATCGAGCAGCGTGGCATCGCGTGGGCAATTCGCGCAAGCGCCGCCGAGCTCCTCGACATCGCACGCGCTACCGCAGCGTCGGCATAGTCCGTCACTTCCCCACGCAGAACGATCGGAACACGCGGTCGAGCACGTCCTCGACGTCCACGCTCCCGATCAGTTCGTCCAGGGCGTGCGTGGCGCCACGCACGTGCACCGCGGCTACCGGGGCCGGGACCTTCCCCCCTTCCCACGCGGACAGGAACCCCTCGAGCTCCTCCAGCGCCTTCGCCAGCGCATCCCGGTGACGCCCGCGGGTCACGATCGGAAGGTCCACGCTCAGGCTCCCCACCGATCGCTCCAGTTCTCCCACGATCGTGCGTACCAGCACATCGAGCCCTTTGCGTGTCATCGCACTCACCGCCACGTAGGGGTCGCTCCGCGTCTCCCCCTCCCCCTCCGTCTCCCCCTCGTCACCCCCCGCAGCACGATCCCCGCCACGGTCTCCCTTCGTCAGTACCGCGATTCGCACCCCTTGCCCGAGGTGCTCCACCCGTCCCATCGCCTCCTCGAGCTCTCCCGGCGACTCCGCGCAGACCAGCAGGACGTGAGCGGCGCCAATGTGACGCTCGCTCACCTCGATCCCCAATCGCTCCACCACGTCCGTCGTCTCTCGCAATCCCGCCGTGTCGATGAGCCGCAGCGGCCATCCCTCCGCCTCGACACGCGCCTCGATGGCATCGCGCGTCGTTCCGGGGACTTCGGTCACGATGGCTCTCGTCTCACCAAGGAGCGCGTTGAACAGCGACGATTTCCCTGCATTCGGCGGCCCCGCGATCACCACCACAGCACCCTCGCGCGCCACCTCGCCCAGGGGGACCGTGGCCAGGAGGCTGCGTAGCGATACCTGCACCTCACGTGCTGCCCGTATCACCTCTGCGCGCGCAATGGGACCGTCATCCTCCTCGGGAAAGTCGATGTCGTAGGCGAGCAATGCCTCGACGTGCAGTACACGATCTCGCAGCTTCGACAATGCCTGCGACAACCCCCCGTCGAGCTGGCGAAGCGCGGCCCGGCGATGCGCATTGGTCCGGGCATCGACCAGGTCTGCCACCGCCTCGGCCTGCACCAGGTCCATCTTCCCATTCAGGACCGCCCGCTGGGTGAACTCGCCAGGCTCGGCTCCGCGTGCCCCCAGGAATCCCAGCACCTCGAGGATCGCGCTCGACACCGCGACGCCACCGTGGCAGGCAATCTCCACCATCGGCTCGCCACTGTACGACTGCGGCGCATCGAAGCGCGTGACGAGCGCGCGATCGATCACGCTCGCATCCCGTGGATCGATGATCGTGCACAGCGAGACCCGACGAGCCTCCTGTGGCCACGGATTCACGACCTGCCGCGCCAACGCATGCGCAGCACCCCCGCTCAGGCGCACGATCGCGATCGCGCCACGCCCGGCGGGGGTGCTGACGGCCGCGATGGTGTCATCGCGAAGCAGCATCGTCGTCTCGCACGGTATCGAGACCCGACACCGGTTGCCTACGTCTTCTTTCCTCCACCGCTCTTGCCTCGCTCATTGGCGATCAGCCATTGCTGTGGAATCGCCGCCACGTTCTGGATGGCGTAGTACAGGTTGAGTCCCGAGGCGAAGTTGGCGAACAGGAACGTCATCATCACCGGGAAGATGTACAGCATCATCTTCGCCTGCGGATTGGGCGGTGCGTTCCGCATCCCCACCCACGAGAGAACGAACATCGAGATCCCCATCAGGAGCGGTACGATGTAGTAGGGATCCTTGATCGAGATATCCGCCAGCCAGAGGAAGGGGACGCCACGGAACTCGATCGTGTTCTGGAATACGAAGAACAGCGCGAACAGAACCGGCATCGGGAGCAGGAGCGGGAGGCACCCGGCAAAGGTGCTGAAGGGGCTCATGTCGTGCTCCTTGTACACCCGCATCATCTCCGCCTGCATCTTCTGCGGATCCGCCTTGTACCGCTTCTGGATGTCGTTCAGCTCCGGCTGGATGCGCTGCATCTTCATGGAGCTGCGCATCGCCCCGTGGTTCAGCGGCCACAGGATGAGGCGCACCGCGACGCCGAAGATCACCAGCAGCCACCCGTAATCCAGCTTCAGCGTCGCCTTCATCCACAACAGGATGCGCATGACGAGCGTCGCGAACGGCTGCACGACCCCCTGGAGCCACCCACCGTAGGGGTTCGAATTCACGAACTCGCGCCCCATCGACTCCAGCCGCGTGTACTGCTGGGGCCCGGTGAACAGGTCGAAACGGAACGTTCCGTTGTTCAATCGCGCAACTATCGTCCCGGTCGCGGTGGTCGCCGTGCGCGTCACGCGCGCCCCGCCCACCGCAACTCCCTCCGCGAAGCTGTCGTCACCCTCCGGCGCGAGGACGCCGACGATGAAGTACTTGGATTTCGCCGCCGCCCAGGTGAGGGGCCCCGGGACGAGCTGTCGCTCTCCCGGATCCAGGCTCTTGAATGGAATCCCCTCGGCATTCCGCGTCCGCGGCTTCATCGCGAACGCGAAGTGATTCTGGTCGTCAGCAGAATCCACCTCGAACGACCGGAACGTGCTCGGCAGATCGATCAACACGAAGCGGGCCGGATTTCCCGCCGCATCGTTCCCCACGACGCCCTCCACCCGCGACACGAACGAGTCCGCAACGATCGTGTACTTGAGCTCGATCGATCGTCCTCCCGCCATTCCCCGATACGCGAGGACTGTCGCGCCATTGGCCGCACTCGACCGCTCGACCTCGAACGCCACCTTGTCGAGCGACAGCGTATCACCCGCTCCCAGCACCCGATAGGAAATCAGTGGCCGCTTTCCAGAGCTGATGCTGACCGACTGATGCACCTTGTCGAGCGCCCTGAATCCCGGAAGGTTCACTTCCAAGGGCGCGGCACCAACGCTGGAAAACACGTACTTGGCCGAGTCGCTGGACACGATCGTGGTCTCTGCGCGCGCTACCCGTGACGTGTCGGCGCCACTCGTCCCGCCAGTCACGGATGGTGCCGCCACCGCTGCCTGAGCACTGTCAGTCGCCCGTGCGGGTGCTCCTGCTGCAGTGGGAGCTGCGCCCGATGCCCCCTTCGCCTTTGCTCCACTGGCCGGGACATCGCGCGGAACGGCCGTCGGGAACAGCTTCGGCGTGATGATGATGACGATGGCGACCAGCGCCAACGCAAGGATCGTTCGTTTGTCCATCGCAGCGAACGGGGTCAGGGCACAGGGTCAAAGCCGCCAGGGTGCAGCGGATGGCAACGAGCAATCCGGCGGGCGGCTAGGTATGAACCACGAACGGCGCCATGGCGTTGCAGCGCCTCGATCGCGTACTGCGAGCAACTCGGGTAGAAGCGACAGACCGCCGGCAAGAGCGGACCAAGGAACATCTGATATGCGCGCACCAGTAGCACGAGGACGTGTCGCATGCGATTTCCTAGGCTCCCGAACCTTCCGCGCGATCGAGCCGCCGGCAGACTCGTTCCACCTCCTGCCGTAGCCCCTCGAACGACAACCCGTAGGCTGCACGCTGCGCCCACACCACCATGTCCAACGGAGGTCGTCCAGGGAGCACCAGTTCGCGTACGAGCTCCCGAAGGCGTCGTTTCAAGCGATTTCGTTCCACTGCGGTTCGACCATACCGTGGCACCACGATCCCGACTCGCATGCGTGCGCGAGGGGAAGTGCTCGTCCGAACCAGTAGGGCGTTCGTTCGGTGAGCCTTCCCCTCTCCTCGAATGCGCTCGAGATCCGCACGCCGCGTGATACGCGCGGCCGGCGGGAACCGATGTCGTTGGCTACGCGGCGGCGTACTTGGACGGCAGCTTGACGGTCAACTGCTTGCGCCCCTTCTTGCGGCGACGGCTCAGGACCTCGCGCCCCCAGCGCGTCTCCATGCGCGCACGAAATCCATGCGTGCGAACGCGGCGCTTGTTGCGCGGACGGTACGTCGGCTTACCCATGACTATTGCTCCGAAAGCCTGCTGAAATTTCTGCTGAAAATCTGTCCGGAAGAAGGCGAAGAATAGAGCCTTACGTATTGCATGTCAACGGGTTAGGTGTTGCTCGCATTCGCGAGGAATTGACTTTTCCACACCCCGTACCTACGTTCGGCCCCCCGCCTTTTTCCACATCGAAATGGACCTGACGGCCCCCGACGCCTGG
Protein-coding regions in this window:
- a CDS encoding tRNA uridine-5-carboxymethylaminomethyl(34) synthesis GTPase MnmE translates to MLLRDDTIAAVSTPAGRGAIAIVRLSGGAAHALARQVVNPWPQEARRVSLCTIIDPRDASVIDRALVTRFDAPQSYSGEPMVEIACHGGVAVSSAILEVLGFLGARGAEPGEFTQRAVLNGKMDLVQAEAVADLVDARTNAHRRAALRQLDGGLSQALSKLRDRVLHVEALLAYDIDFPEEDDGPIARAEVIRAAREVQVSLRSLLATVPLGEVAREGAVVVIAGPPNAGKSSLFNALLGETRAIVTEVPGTTRDAIEARVEAEGWPLRLIDTAGLRETTDVVERLGIEVSERHIGAAHVLLVCAESPGELEEAMGRVEHLGQGVRIAVLTKGDRGGDRAAGGDEGETEGEGETRSDPYVAVSAMTRKGLDVLVRTIVGELERSVGSLSVDLPIVTRGRHRDALAKALEELEGFLSAWEGGKVPAPVAAVHVRGATHALDELIGSVDVEDVLDRVFRSFCVGK
- a CDS encoding 50S ribosomal protein L34; translation: MGKPTYRPRNKRRVRTHGFRARMETRWGREVLSRRRKKGRKQLTVKLPSKYAAA
- a CDS encoding uracil phosphoribosyltransferase; protein product: MHTTPSEPSLTVVRHPLVQHKLTLLRDRRTPKKIFKELVDEIAMLMAYEVTTALPLEEIVVQTPLEQATGWQVSGKKLTLVPILRAGLGMVEGILRLVPSARVGHIGLYRDHDTLEPVDYYFKVPGDAAERDFFLLDPMLATGGSAVSAIDSLKRTGAVRIRFLCLVAAPEGVSRVHRAHPDVPIYCAALDRELNTHGYILPGLGDAGDRLFGTR